A stretch of Anaeromyxobacter dehalogenans 2CP-1 DNA encodes these proteins:
- the metK gene encoding methionine adenosyltransferase — MPLQDFLFTSESVTEGHPDKMADQISDAVLDAVLRQDPKGRVACETLLKTGYVMIAGEITTKARIDYPKLARETVRRIGYTSGDMGFDANTCAVLVAVDQQSPDIGQGVDTGGAGDQGMMFGYACDETPELMPAPIQYAHAVTKQLAKARRAGLDFLRPDGKSQVSVEYRDGRPVRIDTVVVSTQHAESVSNKRLHEAVREQVIAKALPKRLLDRKTRILINPTGRFVIGGPMGDTGVTGRKIIVDTYGGMGRHGGGAFSGKDPSKVDRSAAYMGRYIAKNVVAAGLASRCEVQVAYAIGVAEPVSVMVDTFGTAKVPEGKIARAVREVFGLTPRAIIEGLDLLRPVYEKTAAYGHFGRTEKTFTWERTDKKDALADAAGLSKIRAVASV, encoded by the coding sequence ATGCCGCTCCAGGACTTCCTCTTCACCTCCGAGTCGGTCACGGAGGGCCATCCGGACAAGATGGCGGACCAGATCTCCGACGCCGTGCTCGACGCGGTGCTCCGCCAGGACCCGAAGGGCCGGGTGGCCTGCGAGACGCTGCTCAAGACCGGCTACGTGATGATCGCCGGCGAGATCACCACCAAGGCGCGCATCGACTACCCGAAGCTCGCCCGCGAGACGGTGCGCCGCATCGGCTACACCAGCGGCGACATGGGCTTCGACGCCAACACCTGCGCGGTGCTGGTGGCGGTGGACCAGCAGTCGCCGGACATCGGCCAGGGCGTGGACACCGGCGGCGCCGGCGACCAGGGCATGATGTTCGGCTACGCCTGCGACGAGACGCCGGAGCTGATGCCGGCGCCCATCCAGTACGCGCACGCGGTGACGAAGCAGCTCGCGAAGGCGCGCCGCGCCGGCCTCGACTTCCTCCGCCCCGACGGCAAGAGCCAGGTGTCGGTCGAGTACCGCGACGGCCGGCCGGTCCGCATCGACACGGTGGTGGTCTCCACCCAGCACGCCGAGTCGGTCTCGAACAAGCGGCTGCACGAGGCGGTGCGCGAGCAGGTGATCGCGAAGGCGCTCCCGAAGCGGCTCCTCGATCGCAAGACGCGGATCCTCATCAACCCCACCGGCCGGTTCGTGATCGGCGGCCCCATGGGCGACACCGGCGTCACCGGGCGGAAGATCATCGTCGACACCTACGGCGGCATGGGCCGCCACGGCGGCGGCGCGTTCAGCGGCAAGGACCCGTCGAAGGTGGACCGCTCCGCCGCGTACATGGGGCGCTACATCGCGAAGAACGTGGTCGCGGCCGGCCTGGCCTCGCGCTGCGAGGTGCAGGTGGCGTACGCCATCGGCGTGGCCGAGCCGGTCTCGGTGATGGTGGACACGTTCGGCACCGCCAAGGTGCCGGAGGGGAAGATCGCCCGCGCCGTCCGCGAGGTGTTCGGCCTCACCCCGCGCGCCATCATCGAGGGGCTCGACCTGCTGCGGCCGGTGTACGAGAAGACCGCCGCGTACGGCCACTTCGGCCGGACCGAGAAGACGTTCACCTGGGAGCGCACCGACAAGAAGGACGCGCTCGCCGACGCCGCCGGCCTCTCGAAGATCCGGGCGGTCGCGTCCGTCTGA
- a CDS encoding ArsR/SmtB family transcription factor yields MPRPAPARPAAPSRRPEALLGWMELLSDPIRLRALRALEPRELSVLELREVLALPQSTVSRHLKTLSDAGWLSARREGTQSLYGWAAELAPGARKLWQLARAESDGWAVVRADAVRLRAVRARRDEAQRFFAGAAGAWDGLRARVYGRGVAAEALLALVPPGWTVADLGCGTGAVAAELAPRVRRVIAVDRSAAMLRAARRRTARFDNVELHEADLAALPLEDGGCDAALLVLVLAYLDDPAPALAEAVRVLRPGGRLVILDAARHQDEALRRRMGQAHPGFEPDALAALVRRAGAAGVTARALPPEPGARGPGLVACTGERPARP; encoded by the coding sequence ATGCCTCGACCCGCCCCCGCCCGCCCCGCCGCCCCGAGCCGCCGCCCCGAGGCCCTGCTCGGCTGGATGGAGCTGCTCTCGGACCCGATCCGGCTCCGCGCGCTGCGCGCGCTCGAGCCGCGCGAGCTGTCGGTGCTGGAGCTCCGCGAGGTGCTGGCGCTCCCGCAGTCGACCGTGTCGCGCCACCTGAAGACGCTCTCCGACGCGGGCTGGCTCTCCGCCCGGCGCGAGGGCACCCAGAGCCTGTACGGCTGGGCCGCCGAGCTCGCCCCCGGCGCCCGCAAGCTCTGGCAGCTCGCCCGCGCCGAGAGCGACGGGTGGGCGGTGGTCCGCGCCGACGCGGTGCGGCTCCGGGCGGTGCGCGCCCGCCGCGACGAGGCGCAGCGCTTCTTCGCCGGCGCGGCCGGCGCCTGGGACGGGCTGCGCGCCCGCGTGTACGGGCGCGGGGTCGCCGCCGAGGCGCTGCTCGCGCTCGTGCCCCCGGGCTGGACCGTGGCCGACCTGGGCTGCGGCACCGGCGCGGTCGCCGCCGAGCTGGCGCCCCGCGTGCGGCGGGTGATCGCGGTGGACCGCTCCGCCGCCATGCTCCGCGCGGCACGCCGCCGCACCGCCCGCTTCGACAACGTCGAGCTGCACGAGGCCGACCTCGCGGCGCTGCCGCTCGAGGACGGCGGCTGCGACGCGGCGCTGCTCGTCCTCGTGCTCGCCTACCTGGACGATCCCGCCCCGGCGCTGGCCGAGGCGGTGCGGGTGCTGCGCCCGGGCGGGCGCCTCGTGATCCTGGACGCCGCGCGCCACCAGGACGAGGCGCTCCGGCGCCGCATGGGCCAGGCGCACCCCGGCTTCGAGCCGGACGCGCTCGCCGCGCTCGTCCGCCGGGCCGGCGCGGCCGGCGTCACCGCGCGGGCGCTGCCGCCCGAGCCGGGCGCGCGAGGCCCGGGGCTGGTCGCCTGCACCGGCGAGCGGCCCGCCCGGCCCTGA
- the ahcY gene encoding adenosylhomocysteinase yields MAVSAAKKKPTPSAPAPLEHKVKDLSLAGWGRKEIELAEKEMPGLMALRREHARQRPLAGQRITGSLHMTIQTAVLIETLVDLGADVRWASCNIFSTQDHAAAAIVVGREGTPEAPRGVPVFAWKGETLEEYWDCTERALDFGGGKGPTQIVDDGGDATLLIHKGVEYEKAGKVPPPSSADSEELEVVLRLLAREQKKDPRRWTRVAKACAGVTEETTTGVHRLYEMQKAGTLLFPAINVNDSVTKSKFDNLYGCRHSLVDGLNRATDVMLAGKLCVVCGYGDVGKGCAQALRGQGARVVVTEIDPINALQASMEGYQVVRLEDVVKDADVFVTATGNLDVVTVEHMKAMKDCAIVGNIGHFDNEIDMAGLRKLTTRVNIKPQYDAFVFPDGHRVLVLAEGRLLNLGCATGHPSFVMSNSFTNQTLAQIELAVNRAAYAKQVYVLPKHLDEKVAALHLEQIGARLTKLTKKQAAYIGVPQSGPFKPDHYRY; encoded by the coding sequence ATGGCCGTGTCCGCCGCGAAGAAGAAGCCCACCCCGAGCGCCCCTGCGCCGCTCGAGCACAAGGTGAAGGACCTCTCCCTGGCGGGCTGGGGACGCAAGGAGATCGAGCTCGCCGAGAAGGAGATGCCGGGCCTGATGGCGCTCCGGCGCGAGCACGCGCGGCAGCGCCCGCTCGCCGGCCAGCGGATCACCGGCTCGCTGCACATGACCATCCAGACCGCGGTGCTGATCGAGACGCTGGTGGACCTCGGCGCCGACGTCCGCTGGGCGAGCTGCAACATCTTCTCGACGCAGGACCACGCCGCCGCCGCCATCGTGGTGGGCCGCGAGGGGACGCCCGAGGCGCCGCGCGGGGTGCCGGTGTTCGCCTGGAAGGGCGAGACGCTGGAGGAGTACTGGGACTGCACCGAGCGCGCGCTCGACTTCGGCGGCGGCAAGGGCCCCACGCAGATCGTCGACGACGGCGGCGACGCCACCCTGCTCATCCACAAGGGCGTCGAGTACGAGAAGGCGGGCAAGGTGCCGCCGCCCTCCAGCGCCGACTCCGAGGAGCTGGAGGTGGTGCTGCGCCTGCTCGCCCGCGAGCAGAAGAAGGACCCGCGCCGCTGGACCCGGGTGGCGAAGGCCTGCGCCGGCGTGACCGAGGAGACCACCACCGGCGTGCACCGGCTCTACGAGATGCAGAAGGCCGGGACGCTGCTGTTCCCCGCCATCAACGTGAACGACTCGGTCACGAAGTCCAAGTTCGACAACCTGTACGGCTGCCGCCACTCGCTGGTGGACGGGCTGAACCGCGCCACCGACGTGATGCTGGCCGGGAAGCTCTGCGTGGTCTGCGGTTACGGCGACGTGGGCAAGGGCTGCGCCCAGGCGCTGCGCGGCCAGGGCGCGCGGGTGGTGGTCACCGAGATCGACCCCATCAACGCGCTGCAGGCGTCGATGGAGGGGTACCAGGTGGTGCGGCTCGAGGACGTGGTGAAGGACGCCGACGTGTTCGTCACCGCGACCGGCAACCTGGACGTCGTCACCGTGGAGCACATGAAGGCGATGAAGGACTGCGCCATCGTCGGCAACATCGGCCACTTCGACAACGAGATCGACATGGCCGGGCTGCGCAAGCTCACCACCCGGGTGAACATCAAGCCGCAGTACGACGCGTTCGTGTTCCCGGACGGCCACCGGGTGCTGGTGCTGGCCGAGGGGCGGCTCCTCAACCTGGGCTGCGCCACCGGCCACCCGTCGTTCGTGATGTCGAACTCGTTCACCAACCAGACGCTGGCGCAGATCGAGCTGGCGGTGAACCGCGCCGCCTACGCGAAGCAGGTGTACGTGCTCCCGAAGCACCTCGACGAGAAGGTGGCCGCGCTGCACCTCGAGCAGATCGGCGCCCGCCTGACGAAGCTCACCAAGAAGCAGGCGGCCTACATCGGCGTGCCGCAGTCCGGCCCGTTCAAGCCCGACCACTACCGCTACTAG
- a CDS encoding undecaprenyl-diphosphatase — protein sequence MSLVSAALFGLLQALTEFLPVSSTAHLLVFGELLGHSLDDRRFRAFVTIIQAGTTLAVLVYFRADIARLVAAAARGLARGRPFGTPEARLGWYIVLGTVPAALAGKLLEHRIEALGNWVIAGSLVALGLVLLAAERLASHRRRVEDVGAGDALLIGVAQALALVPGSSRSGTTITGGMLLGFTREAAARFSFLLSVPITLAAGAYKLWSTVPDLRGEAAWTVATVVGTVVSAVAGYLVIDWLLAWLRTRTTYVFVVWRLAAGAAIAALILSGVLPAGAEAPPPPPPALHAAP from the coding sequence ATGAGCCTCGTCTCCGCGGCGCTGTTCGGGCTGCTCCAGGCGCTCACCGAGTTCCTCCCGGTGAGCTCCACCGCGCACCTGCTGGTGTTCGGGGAGCTGCTCGGCCACTCGCTCGACGACCGGCGCTTCCGCGCCTTCGTCACGATCATCCAGGCCGGCACCACGCTGGCGGTGCTGGTCTACTTCCGCGCCGACATCGCGCGGCTGGTGGCGGCGGCGGCGCGGGGGCTGGCCCGGGGCAGGCCGTTCGGGACGCCGGAGGCGCGGCTGGGCTGGTACATCGTGCTCGGCACGGTGCCGGCCGCGCTGGCGGGGAAGCTGCTCGAGCACCGCATCGAGGCGCTCGGCAACTGGGTCATCGCGGGCTCGCTGGTGGCGCTCGGCCTGGTGCTGCTCGCGGCCGAGCGCCTGGCCAGCCACCGGCGCCGCGTGGAGGACGTGGGCGCGGGCGACGCGCTCCTCATCGGCGTCGCCCAGGCGCTGGCGCTCGTGCCGGGCAGCTCGCGCTCCGGCACCACCATCACCGGCGGCATGCTGCTCGGCTTCACCCGCGAGGCGGCGGCGCGCTTCAGCTTCCTGCTCTCGGTCCCCATCACGCTCGCGGCCGGCGCGTACAAGCTCTGGTCCACCGTCCCGGACCTGCGGGGCGAGGCGGCCTGGACCGTCGCGACGGTGGTCGGTACCGTGGTGTCCGCCGTGGCCGGCTACCTCGTCATCGACTGGCTGCTCGCGTGGCTGCGGACGCGCACCACCTACGTGTTCGTGGTCTGGCGGCTCGCCGCCGGCGCCGCCATCGCGGCGCTCATCCTCTCCGGCGTCCTCCCCGCCGGCGCCGAGGCGCCCCCGCCGCCTCCGCCGGCCCTGCACGCGGCCCCGTGA
- a CDS encoding NUDIX hydrolase, with product MTLDDLAAALVAREPGIAPVDRIAQEHLPRGGFASAAVLVPLHVLDGEVHVLMIRRPMKMSRHAGQIAFPGGKIDPGEESLAAALREAHEEVGLEPARADVMGQLSETLVLASAFRLTPWVASVPYPYPYAAAPHEVDEILHVPLSALSRPGAHRVEWREVYGLRLDVHFFSVGKDVIWGATGRVLAELLSIWRAS from the coding sequence GTGACGCTCGACGATCTCGCCGCGGCGCTGGTCGCCCGCGAGCCGGGGATCGCCCCGGTGGACCGGATCGCGCAGGAGCACCTGCCCCGCGGCGGCTTCGCGTCGGCGGCGGTGCTGGTGCCGCTGCACGTGCTCGACGGCGAGGTGCACGTGCTCATGATCCGCCGGCCGATGAAGATGTCCCGCCACGCGGGGCAGATCGCCTTCCCCGGCGGCAAGATCGACCCGGGGGAGGAGAGCCTCGCCGCCGCGCTGCGCGAGGCGCACGAGGAGGTGGGGCTCGAGCCGGCGCGCGCCGACGTCATGGGACAGCTCAGCGAGACGCTGGTGCTCGCGTCGGCCTTCCGCTTGACGCCGTGGGTGGCTTCCGTGCCATATCCCTACCCGTACGCGGCCGCGCCGCACGAGGTGGACGAGATCCTGCACGTCCCGCTCTCGGCGCTCTCCCGCCCCGGCGCGCACCGGGTCGAGTGGCGCGAGGTCTACGGCCTGAGGCTCGACGTGCACTTCTTCTCGGTCGGCAAGGACGTGATCTGGGGCGCGACGGGTCGCGTGCTCGCCGAGCTCCTGTCCATCTGGAGGGCGTCGTGA